A genomic segment from Leptospira perdikensis encodes:
- a CDS encoding tetratricopeptide repeat protein, with product MKIPFIVLLLLIGCGNSQETNFQKYLLAKGYFLQGDLSNSSKIFKEIYSDDSEFEDVDLHMIKIEFYRGNFQECLELIDSALESGRWTQQALVYKIRVFLLNPEKRGELLPLVEKMLKLDSSNLDALLLAGKVYTIHNKTSDAIMVYNRVLSETDRIHTAHIELSKIYKHLGLKENSDLHENLAKKITGSPLNEVKSIKENILNKIKIKRK from the coding sequence ATGAAAATTCCTTTCATAGTATTACTTTTATTAATTGGATGTGGCAATTCGCAAGAGACCAATTTTCAAAAATACTTATTAGCAAAAGGCTATTTTTTGCAAGGGGACTTGTCTAATTCTTCCAAAATTTTCAAAGAAATATACAGTGATGATTCTGAGTTCGAAGATGTAGACCTACACATGATCAAAATTGAATTCTATCGAGGAAATTTCCAAGAATGCCTTGAGCTAATTGATTCGGCACTAGAAAGTGGACGATGGACACAACAGGCGTTAGTTTACAAGATTAGAGTTTTCCTATTAAACCCGGAAAAGAGGGGCGAACTACTTCCTTTAGTGGAAAAAATGTTGAAATTGGATTCATCCAATTTGGACGCCTTATTGTTGGCTGGTAAAGTATACACTATCCACAATAAGACTTCCGATGCAATCATGGTATACAACCGCGTTTTATCCGAAACCGATCGCATCCATACCGCCCACATAGAACTTAGCAAAATCTATAAACATCTAGGCCTCAAAGAGAATTCAGATTTACATGAAAATCTTGCGAAAAAAATTACGGGCTCACCTTTAAATGAAGTGAAATCCATTAAAGAAAATATATTAAACAAAATAAAGATTAAAAGGAAATAA
- a CDS encoding efflux RND transporter periplasmic adaptor subunit, protein MKSIYEFLKNIPFFSKFVISGLTYLLIMLAYSNFTWQDFRARIPAVSKILYSKKLSIVYHLERYNNKENDQKAETSEQGDMIFISVLSLKESEYYPKIQNTAILEPIQSTDIYSKVSGRIEKIFVQEGDKVKVSSKLLKLDSLTYELDLIKQKAAVETAKAQFRLSKEKLSNAERNVEVKWYEIEKRKLSVQKTKSELNRIQEIFNKKKELFENNVISQEELENISLELRNRTIAFETAERDFEAISLGMRDEDIINDGHVVPIKFSERLKLLKRINTKIERSEIEVAEKNIEVAAANIQASEMLIKEATVSSPMEGLVSKVNRSEGELINSGTGMPNPIITIIDVRKLLVILAVNEKDIQKYRIGQDNYITIDSIPDRKYTGKIKRINPAIDPKTHTSEIKIELANSDNMLRPGMFVRSETIVGEVKRAIQIPLNSLIPRDEKSGHVFIVKDSRVFRVEVELDEKLEESAIIKKGLKEGDLIATSNLNKLFDGAQISFSNN, encoded by the coding sequence ATGAAATCAATTTATGAGTTCTTAAAAAATATTCCTTTTTTCAGTAAATTTGTAATTAGCGGATTAACCTATTTGCTAATCATGTTAGCATATTCAAATTTTACCTGGCAAGACTTTAGAGCCCGAATTCCCGCTGTAAGTAAAATACTATATTCAAAGAAACTGTCAATCGTTTATCATCTGGAACGGTACAACAATAAAGAAAATGACCAAAAGGCTGAAACATCTGAACAAGGTGACATGATCTTTATTTCAGTGCTTTCACTGAAAGAATCAGAATACTATCCAAAAATTCAGAACACAGCAATTCTTGAACCGATCCAGTCAACGGACATATATTCAAAAGTTAGTGGTCGCATAGAAAAGATTTTTGTCCAAGAAGGAGATAAAGTAAAAGTTAGCTCAAAATTGCTTAAGTTGGATAGTTTAACCTATGAGCTTGATCTCATAAAACAGAAAGCGGCAGTTGAAACTGCGAAGGCTCAATTTCGATTGTCGAAAGAAAAACTTTCTAATGCTGAACGAAATGTTGAAGTAAAATGGTATGAAATAGAGAAAAGAAAACTTTCTGTTCAAAAAACAAAATCCGAGTTAAATCGAATTCAAGAGATATTTAACAAAAAGAAAGAGCTATTTGAAAATAATGTAATAAGCCAAGAAGAATTAGAAAATATAAGCTTAGAGCTGCGAAATAGAACCATCGCATTCGAAACTGCTGAGCGAGATTTTGAAGCTATTTCTCTTGGAATGAGAGATGAAGATATTATTAATGATGGTCATGTAGTTCCGATTAAATTTTCTGAAAGATTAAAGCTACTAAAACGAATTAATACAAAAATTGAACGTTCCGAAATTGAAGTAGCTGAAAAAAACATTGAGGTCGCTGCAGCGAATATTCAAGCTTCTGAAATGCTGATTAAAGAGGCTACAGTTTCTTCACCTATGGAAGGATTGGTTTCAAAGGTAAATCGTTCCGAAGGAGAGTTAATAAACTCCGGAACAGGAATGCCTAATCCCATCATTACGATCATAGACGTAAGGAAGTTGCTAGTCATTCTTGCTGTCAACGAAAAAGACATTCAAAAATATCGAATTGGACAAGATAACTATATAACAATAGACTCAATACCTGACAGAAAGTACACAGGTAAGATTAAAAGGATCAATCCAGCAATTGATCCGAAGACCCATACTTCAGAAATCAAAATCGAATTAGCCAATTCAGATAACATGCTTCGCCCAGGTATGTTTGTTCGATCCGAAACCATTGTGGGTGAAGTAAAGAGAGCAATTCAAATTCCATTAAATTCCCTTATTCCAAGAGATGAAAAATCCGGCCATGTCTTTATTGTTAAAGACTCAAGAGTATTCCGGGTAGAGGTAGAACTAGATGAAAAGCTAGAAGAATCAGCAATAATAAAAAAAGGGCTCAAAGAAGGAGACTTAATTGCCACATCTAATTTAAACAAACTCTTTGACGGTGCCCAGATAAGTTTTTCAAACAACTAA
- a CDS encoding efflux RND transporter permease subunit produces the protein MIRKFITALLYKPIAVFMAAGLVLIFGIISFNQIKFALLPNIEYPRLTILTKFENSSAVEVENLVTKYLTDTLNTVPRIEQIESDSCQGLSIVRIRFKYGTDLAISTLEIREKLDQIRDLLPREAARPLISRFNPGESPFMQIAFTFKNSEDERKLRPYLEENVLFYFERVEGIGSVQISGGYKKEILVEIDPEKMNFYKTSIDEIKHKIISQNKNIPAGQLPFGNKELLIKTKSQFESVEDIRNLIIGSTQNFEHFYLSDISEVNEVYKRKQSYVRHNGKDAVILSLYKESSRNSFILSKDIKEIIKAQNDIFGDLLNYEIIFNESDYIEASINSLMFSLAIGAFLAYLSLLIILKNTISPTLLVITIPLSIISSILVFRFLEISLNLMSMGGLAIGIGMLFDSSNVVLSGIERNLQIGKNLTEAVIDGVVEVFGSVSSATLTTIIVFLPLIFLESLVGILFSEMAFSIIIIILVSYLISFSFLPVSTLILYKFRKNNNGENFLLYRIFNEDKIKQKYTRFLQNLLPQPIKILIPLTFALTLALFSLSFLDLDFLPKISSGRYVLRGEFPKGTPLQVMNEKSFQLEKEFKQKIKKDYFTIVSRDEIEILKNPNLQKEKYIIQIEFSLEEDEIYLISEILSNLHKNSELTNIKLWIEEKGDLLSQLVLFRRDVINLEITGDSPLAISEAGLNLKKKLESNPKVIFVRLGMDTQEPELLIESDKLKLASFGLLNQNIADLIKISLRGEDVSKYKVSSSETDIRIHLKDTNLKETKDLLDLRLLTRSGENIALNNVVKYRESTSYPSIQRVGSNIVNNVYIRLQDGDSSTREEILKIFKSEINRKDFSLLPSDEIRQIETAMIELLLTLLLSTVIVYMVLSGIFETFAISFIMLLSAPLILAGTIPFILLSGSSLNVSSFIGMILLIGVLVDNASLFYEYFSIYSKTNSSIKDSVLLAAQEIFRPVLMNNSTTIFGMLPIAFGLGFGTEFQFPLSIVVISGLIISTFASLLLVPLFFYIYFRKKAQS, from the coding sequence ATGATTCGAAAATTTATTACTGCATTACTATATAAACCTATTGCAGTATTTATGGCTGCTGGTTTAGTTTTAATTTTTGGCATTATATCTTTTAATCAGATAAAGTTTGCGTTACTACCAAACATTGAATATCCACGTTTAACCATTTTAACAAAATTTGAAAATTCTTCCGCCGTTGAAGTTGAAAACTTAGTAACGAAGTATCTTACCGATACTTTGAATACAGTTCCAAGAATTGAACAAATTGAATCTGATTCCTGCCAAGGCCTTTCTATAGTCCGAATTCGTTTTAAATACGGAACTGATTTGGCTATTTCCACTCTTGAAATTAGAGAAAAGTTAGATCAAATCCGAGACCTATTACCGAGAGAAGCGGCAAGGCCGTTAATTAGTCGTTTTAATCCTGGCGAAAGTCCATTTATGCAAATTGCATTTACTTTCAAAAATTCGGAAGATGAAAGAAAACTTCGACCGTATTTAGAAGAGAATGTTCTATTCTACTTTGAGAGAGTGGAAGGAATAGGAAGTGTACAAATTTCGGGAGGATATAAGAAAGAAATACTAGTCGAAATTGATCCAGAAAAGATGAATTTTTATAAGACCTCCATTGACGAAATTAAACATAAAATAATCAGTCAAAATAAGAATATTCCTGCCGGTCAATTACCATTTGGTAACAAAGAACTATTGATAAAAACTAAATCACAATTTGAAAGTGTGGAAGATATTCGAAATCTAATTATTGGATCTACTCAAAACTTTGAGCACTTTTACCTATCAGATATTTCAGAAGTTAATGAGGTTTATAAAAGAAAACAAAGCTATGTAAGACACAATGGGAAAGACGCTGTCATTTTAAGCTTATACAAAGAATCTTCTCGAAACAGTTTTATTCTATCAAAGGATATTAAAGAGATAATAAAAGCTCAAAATGATATTTTTGGCGACCTTCTAAATTATGAAATTATATTTAATGAATCGGACTACATTGAAGCATCAATCAATAGCTTAATGTTTAGCTTAGCGATAGGGGCTTTTCTCGCATATCTTTCACTGTTAATCATTCTTAAGAACACAATCAGCCCTACACTCTTAGTTATAACTATACCATTATCAATTATTTCAAGCATATTAGTCTTTAGGTTTTTAGAAATTTCATTAAACCTTATGAGTATGGGCGGTCTCGCAATCGGCATAGGAATGCTCTTTGATTCGAGTAACGTTGTCTTATCTGGTATTGAACGAAATCTTCAAATAGGAAAAAACTTAACTGAGGCAGTGATTGACGGTGTTGTTGAGGTATTTGGGTCAGTAAGTTCTGCTACTTTAACCACGATAATAGTCTTTTTGCCTTTAATTTTTTTAGAAAGCCTTGTTGGAATACTATTTTCCGAGATGGCTTTCTCAATTATCATAATTATTTTAGTAAGTTACCTAATCTCATTTTCTTTTTTGCCTGTAAGCACCTTGATTTTATATAAATTTAGGAAAAATAATAACGGGGAAAACTTTCTATTATATCGTATTTTCAATGAAGATAAAATAAAACAAAAGTATACACGATTCCTACAGAATCTTCTACCACAACCAATTAAAATTTTAATTCCGCTAACATTCGCACTAACATTGGCTTTATTTTCGCTTAGTTTTCTCGATTTGGATTTCTTGCCAAAAATTAGTAGCGGGAGATACGTATTGCGAGGGGAGTTTCCCAAGGGTACGCCTCTACAGGTGATGAACGAAAAATCATTCCAATTAGAAAAAGAATTTAAACAAAAGATAAAAAAGGATTATTTCACAATTGTTAGCAGAGATGAAATCGAAATTCTGAAAAACCCTAATCTGCAAAAAGAAAAATATATAATCCAAATAGAGTTTTCTTTGGAAGAAGATGAAATTTATTTAATTTCTGAAATTTTATCAAATCTACATAAAAATTCTGAATTAACAAACATAAAACTTTGGATTGAAGAAAAAGGAGATCTATTAAGTCAATTAGTTCTGTTTAGAAGGGATGTCATCAATCTAGAAATTACCGGCGATTCTCCTTTAGCTATTTCAGAAGCCGGACTTAACTTAAAAAAAAAATTAGAGTCGAACCCAAAGGTAATTTTTGTAAGATTAGGAATGGATACTCAAGAACCTGAGCTACTCATAGAGTCCGACAAGTTGAAATTAGCTAGCTTCGGATTATTGAATCAAAACATTGCAGATTTAATTAAGATTAGTCTACGAGGTGAGGATGTATCCAAGTATAAAGTTAGTTCCAGCGAAACGGATATTAGAATCCATTTAAAAGACACGAACCTAAAAGAAACAAAAGATCTTCTAGATCTACGTTTGTTGACTAGAAGCGGTGAAAATATAGCACTTAACAATGTAGTCAAATATAGAGAATCAACATCTTATCCTTCTATTCAAAGAGTTGGAAGTAACATAGTAAACAATGTTTACATTCGTTTACAAGATGGTGATTCCTCTACGAGAGAAGAGATTCTAAAAATTTTTAAATCAGAAATAAATCGAAAAGATTTTTCTTTATTACCTTCTGATGAAATCAGACAAATAGAAACTGCGATGATCGAATTACTCTTGACTCTCCTTCTTTCTACAGTTATTGTTTACATGGTCTTAAGTGGCATATTTGAAACATTTGCCATTTCTTTTATTATGTTGCTATCTGCCCCTTTAATATTGGCAGGAACCATTCCGTTCATTCTTCTCTCTGGATCTAGTTTAAACGTCAGCAGTTTTATAGGTATGATCTTACTTATTGGAGTTTTAGTAGACAATGCCTCACTTTTTTACGAGTATTTCTCAATTTATAGTAAAACAAATTCTTCAATTAAAGATTCCGTGTTATTAGCAGCTCAAGAAATATTTCGACCCGTCCTTATGAACAATTCAACAACGATTTTTGGAATGTTACCGATTGCTTTCGGGCTTGGATTCGGAACAGAATTTCAATTTCCCCTCAGTATAGTTGTCATTTCTGGACTCATTATTTCGACCTTTGCTTCTTTATTACTAGTTCCTTTATTCTTCTATATTTACTTCAGAAAAAAAGCACAGAGTTAA
- a CDS encoding efflux RND transporter permease subunit: MKPKLYFMVMLVCSLLGVLGISKINYSPNREREFNGILVKVDATGADAFKVEEIVTFPIEKSLSNIGGIDEIRSVSEVGKSNIYLKFKDSIDFRTKSIEIREKLDLVSANFPKEFHKPHILRYDPAQKPIYIASFESKTLSINDLRLYLENKIKPSLSALDGINLVEIAGGELEEIQVSCDPFKLESYKISLLDVVNKIQDLNKNFLLGHLYSNFIKLERGISLNGKYENIFDIQTTPLLVKENGKGILVKDVCNVSRKPRESSLISRINGEEKASIFIYGTSDSSIVLLSDQIKNTINSYLREDVDYFIHTDLSRDLFSRLKSSAIILFSLAIFFSIRFKFYFKTINIKFFLIIITLSINYIFFLIILFKMKVTEVSLTSFLLSLILYYLYNTHLRLKKESLVRIFFTIFTITTLSIIFIISYLDTILVKEYFEFYILFILSFLVLLIYSKDIPKKKQMTSSKWNKLTKLKTVVKEFKQKTTQKITKSKKKYLNNFYIFPASVIFLSILGFFFFLNSDFSSKLENEGFELSAVLEFPAGTSFDYSNQITKGVEEKLKKNENINDVISKVESDRSFLIIKFKENTKIQKSLLISLKKSVGNLEEAYLHFINDLEAPLLNEYAYDLSGPNLDTLENLVFEITRKLKEKEGIEDVTLRFKPSREELELIYRGDKFTHSGISISEFGEQIRTAIQGGVASKIFLENKEVDIRVRYDETFRKSVRDLNIYKVKNIFKGFVPIEQIIEIKIKKVPSKIYHKNRARVLSFAVQTDFEPKATKSLLDSVFSELNSDISYRVREYRDIENKNLRDIVLRVFFLLILASAFVFDFKREKSLSLLVSYREIFHFFPFFFLLIYFHQSSFGFYLQLGFLTGFALERSLGKAILTMRILRELFFITLMINMLVPPIFFSLALVLNTILIYLFSKRFYLQVSRRWLLENSLKSWGGVMDRIKKDIKQLPKISN; this comes from the coding sequence TTGAAACCTAAACTTTATTTTATGGTAATGTTGGTATGCTCTTTACTTGGAGTATTAGGTATAAGTAAGATAAACTATTCTCCAAACCGTGAACGCGAGTTTAATGGTATCTTGGTGAAAGTTGATGCTACAGGTGCGGATGCGTTTAAGGTAGAAGAGATAGTAACATTTCCAATCGAAAAGTCTCTTTCCAACATTGGAGGAATTGATGAAATTAGATCCGTCTCTGAAGTTGGGAAGTCGAACATATATTTGAAATTCAAAGATTCAATAGATTTTAGAACTAAATCTATTGAGATTAGGGAAAAACTAGACTTAGTATCTGCAAATTTTCCGAAAGAGTTCCATAAACCCCACATTTTACGATATGATCCTGCTCAAAAGCCAATTTACATTGCATCTTTTGAAAGTAAGACACTTTCCATAAATGACCTACGATTATATCTAGAGAACAAAATTAAGCCGAGTTTGTCTGCCCTTGATGGAATCAATCTAGTTGAGATTGCTGGAGGAGAACTGGAAGAAATTCAAGTTTCTTGTGATCCTTTCAAACTGGAATCTTATAAAATTAGCCTTTTAGATGTGGTAAATAAAATACAAGATCTCAATAAGAATTTTTTACTTGGACATTTATATTCTAATTTTATCAAGCTAGAACGAGGAATTTCGTTAAATGGCAAATATGAAAACATTTTTGATATTCAAACAACCCCTCTTCTTGTAAAAGAAAATGGGAAGGGAATATTAGTTAAGGATGTTTGTAATGTTTCAAGAAAACCAAGAGAAAGCAGTTTAATTTCCCGAATCAACGGCGAAGAAAAAGCTAGTATTTTCATCTACGGAACTAGTGATTCAAGCATAGTTTTACTTTCTGATCAAATTAAAAATACTATAAACAGCTATTTAAGAGAGGACGTTGACTATTTCATTCATACAGATCTTTCTCGCGATCTCTTTTCTAGATTAAAATCATCTGCGATTATCTTATTCTCTCTTGCTATATTTTTCTCCATTCGCTTTAAATTTTATTTCAAAACAATCAACATTAAATTTTTTCTAATCATTATTACATTATCAATAAATTATATTTTTTTTCTAATTATCTTATTCAAAATGAAAGTAACCGAAGTTTCCTTAACTTCTTTTTTATTGAGTTTAATTTTATATTATTTATATAATACTCATTTAAGATTAAAAAAAGAAAGCTTAGTTCGTATTTTTTTTACCATTTTTACCATTACAACACTAAGCATAATATTTATCATTTCCTATCTAGATACAATCCTCGTTAAGGAATATTTTGAATTTTATATCTTATTTATATTATCATTTTTAGTATTACTGATCTATAGCAAAGACATTCCAAAAAAAAAGCAGATGACCAGCTCGAAATGGAATAAACTGACAAAGTTGAAAACTGTGGTGAAAGAGTTCAAACAGAAGACGACTCAAAAAATCACAAAATCTAAAAAAAAATATTTAAATAATTTCTATATTTTTCCCGCAAGTGTAATCTTTCTTTCTATTTTAGGTTTCTTTTTTTTTCTAAATAGTGATTTTTCAAGCAAACTTGAGAACGAAGGATTTGAACTATCAGCTGTCTTGGAATTTCCAGCAGGAACGTCTTTCGATTATTCGAATCAGATTACGAAAGGTGTTGAAGAGAAGCTAAAAAAGAATGAAAACATTAACGATGTAATTAGTAAAGTAGAATCGGATCGATCTTTTTTGATCATCAAATTTAAAGAAAACACTAAGATACAAAAGAGCCTTCTTATTTCACTTAAAAAGAGTGTAGGAAATCTAGAGGAAGCTTATTTGCATTTCATTAACGATTTGGAAGCTCCATTATTGAATGAATATGCATATGATTTAAGCGGACCAAATTTAGACACCCTGGAAAATTTAGTCTTTGAAATTACACGTAAATTAAAAGAAAAAGAAGGAATTGAAGATGTCACGCTGCGGTTTAAGCCTTCAAGAGAAGAACTAGAACTTATCTATAGGGGTGATAAATTTACCCATTCAGGGATTTCGATTTCAGAATTTGGCGAACAAATTAGAACTGCCATTCAAGGAGGGGTTGCTTCTAAGATATTTCTTGAAAACAAGGAAGTCGATATTCGAGTACGCTACGATGAAACATTTAGAAAAAGCGTCCGCGATCTCAACATATATAAAGTTAAAAATATTTTCAAAGGTTTCGTTCCAATTGAGCAAATCATTGAAATTAAAATAAAAAAAGTTCCATCTAAAATTTATCATAAAAATAGAGCAAGGGTTCTGTCATTTGCGGTTCAAACAGACTTCGAACCTAAAGCTACCAAAAGCTTATTGGACTCAGTATTTTCAGAATTAAATTCTGACATTAGTTATCGAGTTAGAGAATATAGAGACATAGAAAATAAAAATTTAAGAGATATAGTTTTACGCGTTTTTTTCCTATTAATCCTCGCTTCCGCATTCGTTTTTGATTTTAAGAGGGAAAAATCGCTATCCCTGCTCGTTTCCTATCGTGAAATTTTTCATTTTTTTCCTTTTTTTTTCCTATTGATTTACTTTCATCAATCCAGCTTCGGATTCTATCTTCAGTTGGGTTTTTTAACTGGATTTGCTTTGGAACGTTCTCTGGGGAAAGCTATTCTAACGATGAGAATTCTTCGGGAATTATTTTTTATTACCCTTATGATTAATATGCTAGTGCCGCCGATATTTTTTTCTCTGGCGTTAGTTTTAAACACAATTTTGATCTATTTATTCAGCAAACGTTTTTATTTGCAAGTTTCCAGACGATGGTTATTGGAAAATTCGCTAAAAAGCTGGGGAGGAGTAATGGATAGAATAAAGAAAGATATAAAGCAGTTGCCGAAGATAAGCAACTAG
- a CDS encoding DUF1304 domain-containing protein — protein MKLLSLILTGFVAVEHVFILVLEMFLWKTEFGMKVFQLTPETAEITAKLAKNQGLYNGFLAAGLFWALFFIKDQTQKFQTILFFLICVVVAGIYGSATAKFSILFSQGLPALLALVVHYITNKTK, from the coding sequence ATGAAACTTCTTTCGTTAATCCTGACTGGATTTGTTGCTGTCGAACATGTGTTCATTTTGGTATTGGAAATGTTCCTTTGGAAAACCGAGTTTGGAATGAAAGTGTTCCAACTAACACCGGAAACAGCAGAGATCACAGCCAAGTTAGCAAAAAACCAAGGCCTTTATAATGGATTTTTAGCAGCAGGTCTTTTTTGGGCTTTGTTCTTTATCAAAGACCAAACACAGAAATTCCAAACCATATTATTTTTTCTGATTTGTGTGGTAGTCGCAGGAATTTATGGATCAGCAACTGCTAAGTTTTCCATTTTGTTTTCACAAGGATTACCTGCTTTATTAGCACTCGTGGTTCACTACATAACAAACAAAACAAAATGA
- a CDS encoding RNA polymerase sigma factor, giving the protein MIDDPHLLLLESSLAGKTNALEELIQIFQPKVFSLALKFLWNPEDAEDATQEILVKVITNLGGFRKESKLSTWIYRIASNHLINVQKSKMERRKVHLSAIREELHRTQRPYQTIPEFPTVTMDEESSPPVSELVLHVQVACTYSMLQGLSRPYRMAYLLGEVFQTSSEEGASVMGIRPEAFRQKLSRSRKQMETFLGKECSLTKAENPCHCPNRIGYATRAGRIKSYLKLSEQMKLDGRWKETKPMMADTSKIRKAAEVFRNHPEYLPKKNQLDNIRKLLHNSFPLSAR; this is encoded by the coding sequence ATGATAGACGATCCGCATCTTTTATTATTAGAAAGTTCACTTGCGGGAAAAACAAATGCTTTGGAGGAACTCATTCAAATTTTCCAACCAAAGGTGTTTTCTTTAGCATTGAAATTTTTATGGAACCCGGAAGATGCGGAAGATGCCACCCAAGAAATTTTAGTAAAAGTGATTACAAACTTAGGTGGCTTTCGTAAAGAAAGTAAACTATCTACTTGGATCTACCGGATTGCCAGTAACCATTTGATCAATGTACAAAAATCAAAAATGGAACGACGAAAGGTTCACTTAAGTGCCATCCGCGAAGAATTACACCGAACACAACGCCCTTACCAAACAATTCCTGAATTTCCAACCGTAACCATGGATGAAGAATCCTCACCCCCAGTTTCCGAACTTGTTTTGCATGTCCAGGTAGCTTGCACCTACTCTATGTTACAAGGTCTTTCAAGACCTTACAGAATGGCCTATCTTTTAGGAGAAGTGTTCCAAACTTCCAGTGAAGAAGGGGCTTCTGTAATGGGTATTCGTCCCGAAGCGTTTCGCCAAAAGTTATCTAGATCTAGAAAACAAATGGAAACCTTTCTTGGAAAAGAATGTAGTCTTACAAAAGCAGAGAACCCTTGCCATTGCCCAAACCGAATTGGTTATGCAACAAGAGCAGGAAGGATCAAATCCTATCTCAAACTATCGGAACAAATGAAATTAGATGGGAGATGGAAAGAAACAAAACCGATGATGGCAGACACTTCTAAAATTAGAAAAGCCGCAGAAGTATTTCGCAACCACCCCGAATATTTGCCAAAAAAAAATCAGTTAGACAATATCCGAAAGTTATTACACAACTCGTTTCCACTCTCGGCTCGGTGA
- a CDS encoding AraC family transcriptional regulator yields the protein MDLLSDILASAGWKNDLLSKGQIFDSFGFHFPCEKSGGFHVVTQGSCYARIEGTTIPLHKGDLIFITRGTNHELLSDPKAKVVTIERFLGDKEIRIKKENPVTTFVSVRYEVPPGPIHPLFLELPEYIHISYETIQAHHALGDIIQILSRELELNLGTDLIVQRLTDILLYYMLRMWLNQHIDSQAGWIKAFHDTQVLYALEKLHNGYSKDWTIESLAKETGISRANLANRFREVLGIPPMEYLAKLRMEKAKQLFQKGNMGLEEIAQNVGYASAFSFSKAYKRIYGNSPSREWKRVV from the coding sequence ATGGATCTACTTTCTGACATTCTTGCCTCCGCCGGTTGGAAAAACGACCTACTTTCCAAGGGTCAAATTTTCGATAGTTTTGGGTTCCATTTCCCCTGTGAAAAAAGTGGTGGTTTTCATGTCGTAACACAAGGCAGCTGTTATGCGAGGATCGAAGGGACTACCATCCCTCTACACAAAGGGGACCTCATTTTTATCACTCGTGGGACCAATCACGAACTATTATCCGACCCAAAAGCAAAAGTAGTAACCATTGAACGTTTCTTAGGTGATAAAGAGATTCGGATCAAAAAAGAGAATCCTGTAACCACCTTTGTTTCTGTTCGTTATGAAGTTCCACCGGGTCCTATCCATCCCTTATTTTTGGAACTGCCTGAATACATTCATATATCATATGAAACCATCCAAGCCCATCATGCACTGGGGGATATCATTCAAATCCTTTCTCGGGAATTGGAGCTAAATCTTGGTACTGACTTGATCGTACAAAGGTTAACAGACATTTTATTGTATTATATGTTACGTATGTGGTTGAACCAACATATCGATTCACAAGCGGGATGGATCAAAGCTTTTCATGATACACAAGTATTGTATGCACTAGAAAAATTACACAACGGATATAGTAAAGATTGGACCATTGAATCCTTGGCAAAGGAAACAGGGATTTCTCGGGCCAATCTCGCCAACCGTTTCCGTGAAGTTCTCGGAATCCCTCCAATGGAATATTTAGCAAAACTCAGAATGGAAAAGGCTAAACAATTATTTCAAAAGGGTAATATGGGACTGGAAGAAATTGCACAAAACGTTGGTTATGCTTCTGCTTTTTCTTTTTCAAAAGCCTATAAACGAATTTATGGAAATTCACCGAGCCGAGAGTGGAAACGAGTTGTGTAA